One Plasmodium berghei ANKA genome assembly, chromosome: 13 genomic region harbors:
- a CDS encoding WD repeat-containing protein 16, putative, translated as MEKELVVDSYIGFNGNISNNLILVKKEKCIDKKLYLEKLKSIENEEMIENAKKKKLKSVYNLKNIDINHNYYELKKEELKYDFFMIYAIGTNIIKEDIANNNRTIFKSDQNKITKLYIDKNQKYICCCKESKLMSTICIYDFENKNKPIILSLHKFKTEDISISNDGKYILSSGGEDDKQLILTEIKNQYFIYKTSSDFPYSNVSFFHKTNNFIIAKLNSIRICNYDFTKKLMSYEDINTSIYKRKFICLELKENDEQALLGTTTGDILVVNIKSKVLEKIIPEKYLFSNGINVVKTLDDQTILTGSGDGYVSLINVPERKIIKQTKIFGSINSIQMRNKSTLFISVCENIIYVMDMNTNNYNVLLLAHNNYIRDLCFPEKYNYIMYTCSSNNVMAWMFYDKKAIYLKNISKGKFIFYDKKFLSIPTDKYQKICKINKHNIEKMNNKLKNKNTNIDIGTPEKIIKDITCYNIKITKDGKYIALSMHNNIYLLTSKYMKIVTIIIIPHYDYCNVLMFYNNYDLITAGNNGDIKFWKFQNNKYVNINTINYHTSIINKIILYRNKYLCSCSEDGLITIYNIEEKEIVKKIIDLNNVRYKQIAINHKYDILLCCGNNNIFMYYDLIKNDVSKHFYYSPYHNILSVDIDDRGKYFITGSDDCRLRLYEFKSCTCLYIGNAHNDAINKCLFTYDNHFIISTSKDESIIYWKVPPDTREIECEESEKRI; from the exons ATGGAGAAAGAACTAGTTGTAGATTCATATATCGGATTCAATGGgaatatatcaaataacTTAATATTAGTtaagaaagaaaaatgtattgataaaaaattatatttagaaaaattaaaaagtataGAAAACGAAGAGATGATAGAAAAtgccaaaaaaaaaaaattaaaaagtgtgtataatttaaaaaatattgatataaatcataattattatgaattaaaaaaagaagaattaaaatatgatttttttatgatttatGCAATTGgtacaaatataataaaagaagatattgcaaataataatagaacaatttttaaaagtgatcaaaataaaataaccaAATTATACATTgataaaaatcaaaaatatatttgctGTTGTAAAGAAAGTAAGTTAATGTCAactatttgtatatatgattttgaaaataaaaacaagcCAATCATTTTATCTTTACATAAGTTTAAAACAGAAGATATATCAATAAGCAACgatggaaaatatatactttcATCTGGTGGGGAAGATGATAAacaattaattttaactgaaataaaaaatcagtattttatttataaaacatCTTCTGATTTCCCGTATTCCAATGTGTCTTTTTTCCATAAGACGAACAACTTTATAATAG CCAAATTAAACAGTATACGAATTTGTAACTAtgattttacaaaaaaattaatgagttatgaagatataaatacatcAATCTACAAAAGAAAGTTCATTTGTTTAGAACTCAAGGAAAATGACGAGCAAGCCCTTTTGGGAACAACAACAG GAGATATTCTAGTAGTGAACATAAAGTCAAAGGTATTAGAAAAAATCATAcctgaaaaatatttattcagCAATGGAATAAATGTAGTAAAAACTTTAGACGATCAAACGATTTTAACAG GTAGTGGGGATGGATATGTTAGCTTGATAAATGTCCCAGaaaggaaaataattaaacaGACAAAAATATTCGGATCAATTAATTCTATTCAGATGCGAAATAAATCAACACTGTTTATTAGTGTGtgtgaaaatattatatatgtaatggacatgaatacaaataattataacgTTTTATTGCTGGctcataataattatatacgAGATTTATGTTTTCCTGAAAAGTACAATTATATCATGTATACATGTAGTTCGAATAATGTTATGGCATGGATgttttatgataaaaaggctatatatttaaaaaatataagtaaaggcaaatttattttttatgataaaaaatttttaagtaTACCTACAgataaatatcaaaaaatatgtaaaataaataaacataatattgaaaaaatgaataataaactaaaaaataaaaatacaaatatagatataggAACCccagaaaaaataattaaagatataacatgttataatataaaaataacaaaagatggaaaatatattgctTTATCtatgcataataatatttacttattaacatcaaaatatatgaaaatagttactattataattataccCCATTATGATTATTGCAATGTCTTaatgttttataataacTATGATTTAATAACTGCTGGAAATAATGGAGATATAAAATTCTGgaaatttcaaaataacaaatatgTTAACATAAACACAATAAACTACCATACCTCCataattaacaaaattattctctacagaaataaatat CTTTGTAGTTGCAGTGAAGACGGGCTAATAACTATTTACAATATcgaagaaaaagaaattgttaaaaaaataatagatttaaataatgtaCGATATAAGCAAATTGCTATAAatcataaatatgatattcTATTATGTTGTGgaaataacaatatttttatgtattatgatttaataaaaaatgacgTTAgcaaacatttttattattcccCATACCATAATATCCTTTCTGTTGATATTGATGATAGGGGAAAATACTTTATAACAg GATCCGATGATTGTAGATTAAGGCTATATGAATTCAAAAGTTGCACATGCTTATATATag gaaATGCCCACAATGATGCTATAAATAAATGCTTATTCACATATGATAatcattttataatttcaaCATCAAAGGATGAGA GCATAATATATTGGAAGGTTCCCCCTGACACAAGGGAAATAGAATGTGAAGAATCCGAAAAgagaatttaa
- a CDS encoding E1-E2 ATPase, putative: MNEEISKRLFPYDSKYFKEIFDKYINDDDYKKDLKALKSSENLMDEIVSKGTGLNFYIENNLNDNFLKECKLPFFKKLLKILQENNNEEREEKKINENNTTVKFNEFEEENEIKVKAQKTYNLEKINSVPLKSNLDKKTSNDADRQIIKAQDLFVFNKKINMINNYRVYRYCSNVIQSLPSLTYMSVIKIYFTNYPLKIFLSCIYFYTFVTYICDRNNVIEFLESFIFLILVTAGCFCFAWVHYIKENRISMITSKYNNYKENYVCRNFLKTQKEKKEVKNFRFENKKTVEIKKYSKYFFLKSFLTRINEELYDYETRKNGKLSCYMIEYYKKNDQEVNNGVSLSNTNSVIIDNNKKNLINGKTDDIETKYDINMCEDINNSLCNFELNIGENIGNENELLNYILFGNNIYRINRKNLLVGDIIYLSKGDMIPADGILIHCNNMIVNESNILKYNTKKYVNKISLNKYIYEMDKLREKNMGELENEINQLEKGKKLSYFQILNSKIKTRFKKYSDFNNRKKKNVYPKLEDIYNDDKESDDENNRETCFTEINGKINQIRNSSEEYNDNKIKSCYSYFNIYEYSPLLLSESVVTEGTGIMVATCVSKNKQMFHSSIKRIEENTNLEIVINSYSKNFVILILFCCSLCILFIFIHFLVNLIENNMQTYSYNLLMFLLNTIIIEILKYLLLSIDNMPLLLQNCISINYKEIMDECYIIKSKNIFEKVLQTNTIFIDINKYINYKSVLFFFNTEYVVSFNIDLIFSQINFQNNIKSYTEFVENEQGQEICTHLFFSLLIQTIIATSNLYIYNEDSMDIDLHLLDCISSLKLNISHYYIKHNNILNIISNKNYYVISFVFSDHSYMNKIDDSKTNKKNHYKDQLKNKSNVLRIFIRGKSDVILPMCSQYFDGQSFCKDIDKLLEKNRQIEESKYDLTICFAYKEIIIGEKEKEDLFSYKENNGYNLENMEMDNNMNSTYLKYAEMNDFTCISIFVFEKTISNRFYVDYKIIESNNLHIKLFTKYDVEKIKKIFSNFPDFISKLKFYDSKSMANVIKSRSMYEVNMDSNMNIKLENKNSNEKYNSNMHYINKMETNNQRLEHICVDNKRETKDMNITKSILDKENECEKYNLKYSYNSSLVQTFINNESMKEYSFFLNNNVFCNCSKNNLVNLLYISKSYKRINCVVTNNNDYFVKNKELCNIRVCDIRSKDIVKNKSDIILLNRSLYDYIKLRYFSNSMLMNIKLFIEYNICLYICIVALSIISTLINGLEFLTTVQILYIYIIKNIIFHYISCYRKSNYCVGKKRCKNANYSYNVFSKDEISSLISSIVSKLIILIIIFLFGHIFIPEASWDFVSDDIREFFEFSEFSFSNNLKKKRYYNTIRSCIRFKKNLENIKIANNINIKNDYRTIEEWEHHISPNRHTTIIFNVFFLFFFFSYIYIYIKTFLVEIDMYCEQIKTNKKENHKYLSLLKNKTLSKDINNMIKEFKFDEDNIKTTNEIQLSNMNENCQKLYCGDDSCNYCDGNNNEKYMSEHNINITEKNNDIDIQTNSLYSIKNYIKEKVSFVDTDKNKMLFDCLIGNYKTILSFILLLLLHIIIIQYGSFVFNFHVKGLTLVQWGICFLFCVLDFVLYYIISFTNLFRMPTNFIKSFHSLSEARKRTMFDAMNDYKRSYISQRYKYDRKLTTQNWI, encoded by the exons atgaatGAAGAAATTTCCAAAAGACTATTTCCATATGActctaaatattttaaggAAATTTTcgacaaatatataaatgatgatgattataaaaaagacTTAAAAGCTCTTAAGAGCTCTGAAAATTTAATGGACGAAATTGTTAGTAAAGGAACTGGactaaatttttatatagaaaataatttgaatgataactttttaaaagaatGTAAATTgccattttttaaaaagttgttaaaaatattacaagaaaataataatgaagaaagagaagaaaaaaaaataaatgaaaataatacaactgtaaaatttaatgaatttgaagaggaaaatgaaataaaagtaaaagcgcaaaaaacttataatttagaaaaaataaatagtgTGCCACTGAAATCGAATTTGGATAAAAAGACTAGTAATGATGCAGATagacaaattataaaagcTCAagatttatttgtatttaataaaaaaattaatatgatAAACAATTATAGGGTTTATAGATATTGCTCAAATGTAATTCAATCATTACCTTCACTTACTTATATGTCTgtaatcaaaatatattttacaaattatccattaaaaatatttttatcctgtatttatttttatacatttgtaacatatatatgtgacCGTAATAATGTAATAG AATTTTTAGAAtcctttatttttctaatattaGTAACAGCGGGTTGCTTTTGTTTCGCATGGGTGCATTACATAAAAGAGAACCGAATTAGTATGATAacatcaaaatataataattataaagaaaattatgtGTGCCGAAATTTCTTAAAAACccaaaaggaaaaaaaagaagtaAAGAATTTTCGAtttgaaaacaaaaaaacagttgaaataaaaaagtattcgaaatatttttttttaaaaagtttttTAACTCGAATAAATGAAGAACTATATGATTATGAGACTCGAAAAAATGGGAAACTTTCATGTTATATGAtagaatattataaaaaaaatgatcaGGAAGTAAATAATGGAGTGAGCTTAAGTAATACCAATTCAGTTATtatagataataataaaaaaaatttaataaatggaaaaacAGATGATATAGaaacaaaatatgatataaatatgtgtgaagatataaataacagTTTATGTAATTTTGAATTAAATATAGGAGAAAATATaggaaatgaaaatgaattattaaattatatacttttcggaaataatatatatagaattaACAGAAAAAATTTACTAGTAGGTGATATTATATACCTGTCTAAAGGAGATATGATACCAGCAGATGGGATATTAATACATTGTAATAACATGATAGTAAATGAatctaatatattaaaatataatacaaaaaaatatgtgaataaaataagtttaaataaatatatatatgaaatggATAAATtgagagaaaaaaatatgggtGAGTTAGAAAATGAGATAAACCAATTAgaaaaagggaaaaaattaagttATTTTCAGATAttaaattcaaaaattaaaacacgatttaaaaaatatagcgattttaataatagaaaaaaaaaaaatgtctaTCCAAAATTagaagatatatataatgatgataaagAATCAGacgatgaaaataataggGAAACATGTTTTACAGAAATAAATGGGAAAATAAATCAGATTAGAAATTCGAGTGaagaatataatgataataaaataaaatcatgctattcatattttaacatttaTGAATATTCCCCATTATTACTTTCTGAATCAGTTGTTACAGAAGGTACAGGAATAATGGTAGCAACTTGTGTTagcaaaaataaacaaatgtTTCATAGTTCAATAAAAAGAATTGAAGAAAATACAAATCTCGAAATAGTAATAAACAgttattcaaaaaattttgttatattaatattattttgttgttCTTTATGtatactttttatatttattcattttctgGTAAATTtgatagaaaataatatgcaaacatattcttataatttattaatgtttttattaaatactattataattgaaattttaaaatatttattattatcgaTTGATAACATGCCTTTGTTATTACAAAACTGTATATCTATAAATTACAAAGAAATAATGGATGaatgttatataattaaaagtaaaaatatttttgagaAAGTTTTACAGacaaatacaatttttatagacataaataaatatattaattataaatctgttttattttttttcaatactGAATATGTTgtttcatttaatattgatcttatattttctcaaattaattttcaaaataacataaaatCGTATACTGAGTTTGTAGAAAATGAACAAGGCCAAGAAATATGcacacatttatttttttcattactAATTCAAACTATTATAGCAACTAGcaacttatatatatataacgaGGATTCCATGGATATAGATTTACACTTACTCGATTGTATAAgttcattaaaattaaacatttcacattattatattaaacataataatattcttaacattatttcaaataaaaattattatgtaatatcttttgttttttcgGATCATtcttatatgaataaaatagatGATTCAAAAacgaacaaaaaaaatcattatAAAGATCAactcaaaaataaatcaaatgtgctaagaatatttataagaGGGAAATCAGATGTGATATTACCCATGTGTAGTCAGTATTTTGATGGACAATCTTTTTGCAA agACATAGATAAACTTTTAGAAAAGAATAGACAAATTGAGGAAAGCAAATATGATCTAACAATTTGCTTTGCATacaaagaaataataataggagaaaaagaaaaagaggatttattttcatataaagaaaataatggatataatttagaaaatatggaaatggataataatatgaacagtacatatttaaaatatgcaGAAATGAATGATTTTACATGTATTTCgatttttgtttttgaaAAAACTATTAGTAATCGATTTTATGTagattataaaattatagagtctaataatttacatataaaattattcacaaaatatgatgttgaaaaaataaaaaaaatatttagcAATTTTCctgattttatttcaaaattaaaattttatgattCTAAGTCTATGGCCAATGTGATAAAATCAAGATCAATGTATGAAGTTAATATGGATagtaatatgaatataaaattggaaaacaaaaatagtaatgaaaaatataatagtaatatgcattatattaataaaatggaaaCAAATAACCAAAGATTAGAACATATTTGTGTGGATAATAAAAGGGAAACAAAAGACATGAATATTACAAAAAGTATTTTAGacaaagaaaatgaatgtgaaaaatataatttaaaatatagttATAATAGTAGTTTAGTACaaacatttataaataatgaaagtATGAAagaatattcattttttttaaataataatgtattttGCAATTGCTCAAAAAACAACCTagtaaatttattatatatatcaaaatcatataaaagaattaaTTGTGTAgtaacaaataataatgattattttgtgaaaaataaagaattatGCAATATAAGAGTTTGTGATATAAGAAGTAAAgatattgtaaaaaataaaagtgatattatattattaaatagaAGTCTATatgattatattaaattgaGATATTTTTCCAATTCTATGCTTATGAatatcaaattatttatagaatataacatatgtttatatatatgtattgtTGCACTTTCGATTATTTCAACTCTTATAAATGGCTTAGAATTTTTAACTACAGTTCagatattatatatatatataattaaaaatattatatttcattatatttcatGTTATAGAAAAAGTAATTATTGTGTTGGAAAAAAACGTTGTAAAAATGCTAACTATTCTTATAATGTGTTTAGTAAAGATGAAATAAGTAGCTTAATTTCCTCTATAGtttcaaaattaataatattgataatcatatttttatttggacatatatttataccaGAAGCGTCTTGGGATTTTGTAAGTGATGACATACGagaattttttgaattttcagaattttcattttcaaataatctaaaaaaaaaacgttATTATAATACAATTAGATCATGTATacgttttaaaaaaaatttagaaaatataaaaattgcgaataatattaatataaaaaatgattataGAACTATAGAAGAATGGGAACATCATATAAGTCCTAACAGGCATactactattatttttaatgttttttttcttttttttttcttttcatatatatatatttatattaaaacattTCTCGTTGAAATTGATATGTATTGTgaacaaattaaaacaaacaaaaaagaaaatcataaatatctttctttattaaaaaataaaacattatccaaggatataaataacatgATAAAGGAATTTAAATTTGATGAAGATAACATTAAAACTACAAATGAAATACAACTCTCAAATATGAATGAAAATTgtcaaaaattatattgtgGTGATGATTCATGTAATTATTGTgatggaaataataatgaaaaatatatgtctGAAcataacataaatataacggagaaaaataatgatatagaTATACAAACAAATTCGTTATAtagtattaaaaattatattaaagaaaaagtTAGTTTTGTTGATactgataaaaataaaatgttatttGATTGTCTTATTggaaattataaaacaattttatcttttatattattattattattacatattattataatacaaTATGGATCTTTTGTATTTAACTTTCATGTAAAGGGATTAACTTTAGTTCAGTGGGGAATCtgctttttattttgtgttTTAGATTTCGtgctttattatattatatcatttacTAACCTATTCAGAATGCCTActaattttatcaaaagCTTTCATAGTTTAAGCGAAGCTCGGAAGCGAACAAT gTTTGATGCAATGAATGATTACAAAAGGAGCTATATATCTCAAAGATATAAATACGATAGGAAATT AACAACCCAAAATTGGATATAA